The Primulina tabacum isolate GXHZ01 chromosome 16, ASM2559414v2, whole genome shotgun sequence genome window below encodes:
- the LOC142530000 gene encoding calcium uniporter protein 2, mitochondrial-like, which yields MLNMWRNAGGNLFKQAFTSAFCCSRRGPVFRFTSHFTGLMGSSFHRFCSSAVIGGGSPNSGGANENTMTYAEAKRLMRLVNVGDLKEKLGREEKEVISYEDLLNVCESLGVAKSETEAAAFARVLDEAGVVLLFRDKVYLHPDKVVDLVRRAVPLALLPEDDPCKDELKNLQEKKEEIDMLAHKQVRRILWTGLGLAVVQVGLFFRLTFWEFSWDVMEPIAFFTTTTGIVIGYAYFLVTSRDPSYQDLLKRLFLSRQRKLIKKQNFDIHRFMELQNKCKLNADSCASIKRRTGVEVEPDDLLHGH from the exons ATGTTAAACATGTGGAGGAATGCCGGAGGGAATCTGTTCAAACAGGCCTTTACCTCAGCTTTTTGTTGCTCCCGACGTGGACCCGTTTTCCGTTTCACCAGTCATTTCACCGGGTTAATGGGTTCATCATTTCATCGCTTCTGCAGCTCGGCCGTGATCGGAGGTGGGAGCCCGAACAGCGGCGGCGCTAATGAAAATACGATGACATATGCGGAGGCGAAGAGGCTGATGAGGCTGGTGAATGTTGGGGATTTGAAAGAGAAGCTTGGAAGGGAGGAAAAAGAGGTGATCTCCTACGAAGACCTCTTGAATGTCTGTGAGAGCTTAGGTGTCGCAAAGTCGGAGACGGAAGCCGCCGCATTTGCTCGGGTACTGGATGAGGCCGGTGTAGTTTTGCTGTTCCGAGACAAAGTGTATCTTCATCCCGACAAG GTAGTTGATCTTGTTAGGAGAGCGGTTCCCCTTGCTCTTCTACCCGAGGATGACCCGTGTAAGGATGAGCTCAAGAATCTCCAGGAGAAGAAGGAAGAAATCGATATGCTTGCTCACAAGCAAGTCCGCCGCATCTTGTGGACTGGATTGGGGCTTGCTGTGGTGCAGGTCGGACTCTTCTTTCGTCTTACGTTCTGGGAATTTTCTTGGGATGTGATGGAACCTATTGCATTTTTCACGACGACGACTGGGATTGTCATAGGCTATGCTTACTTTTTGGTCACTTCAAGAGATCCAAGTTACCAAGATCTGCTTAAAAGGCTCTTCCTCTCAAGACAGAGGAAGCTGATCAAGaagcaaaattttgatattCATAGGTTTATGGAATTGCAGAACAAATGCAAATTGAATGCGGATTCATGTGCATCGATCAAGAGGAGAACTGGTGTGGAAGTAGAACCTGATGACCTGTTACACGGTCACTAA